In a genomic window of Silurus meridionalis isolate SWU-2019-XX chromosome 27, ASM1480568v1, whole genome shotgun sequence:
- the LOC124380963 gene encoding major histocompatibility complex class I-related gene protein-like, whose protein sequence is MNIMDFFIFLTVVFFGVASTASHMLQYHTVVSSQNATTTVELDGETIAFYSSSDAEVILKTEWIKKIDGDVQDYWKSEKSRMSGDHLDLQHHLSGVEELLHQTKGAPTLTRTYTCEISDDKTTRGSLQILYDGEDFIRLNLSTGTWTAANLQAEQFLKAWEHAERNAKYWTNYLKSGCIEWLKQYLTYSNNVNQGSHTLQYLTVVSSLNATTTGQVDGEIFVSYSSSDAEVIPKTEWIKQIYVDVPDYWQSEKSRISGDHGDLQHHLRDVEKIQKTKGEGSGPGAGSGPGAGAGPGAGSEKVLIFIIIFVVVFSVGVVFFALIAFCLQKKCSTITRCQDFESVPDIMWHSEEK, encoded by the exons ATGAACATTATGGacttcttcatttttttaacagttgttttttttggagtgGCATCTACAG CCTCCCACATGCTGCAGTATCACACTGTCGTCTCATCACAAAACGCCACCACAACTGTGGAGCTGGATGGGGAGACCATCGCGTTCTACAGCAGCAGTGATGCAGAGGTGATTCTCAAGACCGAGTGGATAAAGAAGATCGATGGTGACGTGCAAGATTACTGGAAAAGTGAGAAATCCCGCATGTCAGGTGACCACTTGGACCTCCAGCATCATCTAAGCGGTGTGGAGGAGCTCCTTCATCAAACTAAAG gagCTCCTACACTAACCAGGACGTACACATGTGAGATCAGTGATGACAAGACAACTAGAGGATCACTCCAGATCCTTTATGATGGAGAAGATTTCATCAGGCTGAATCTCAGCACTGGAACCTGGACTGCAGCAAACCTTCAAGCTGAGCAGTTCCTGAAAGCCTGGGAGCATGCAGAGCGTAATGCCAAATACTGGACCAACTACCTGAAGTCTGGATGCATAGAGTGGTTAAAGCAGTATCTGACATACAGTAACAATGTGAATCAAG GCTCCCACACGCTGCAGTATCTCACCGTCGTCTCATCACTAAACGCCACCACAACTGGGCAGGTGGACGGTGAGATCTTCGTGTCCTACAGCAGCAGTGATGCAGAGGTGATTCCCAAGACCGAGTGGATAAAACAGATCTATGTTGACGTGCCAGATTACTGGCAAAGTGAGAAATCCCGCATTTCAGGTGACCACGGAGACCTCCAGCATCATCTAAGAGATGTGGAGAAGATTCAGAAAACTAAAG GCGAGGGATCAGGACCAGGTGCAGGATCAGGACCAGGTGCAGGTGCAGGACCAGGTGCAGGATCAGAGAAAGTATTGATTTTCATCATAATTTTTGTAGTTGTTTTTTCTgtaggtgttgttttttttgctttgattgcATTCTGCCTGCAGAAGAAATGCAGTACAATCACAAGATGCCAAGATTTCGAATCCGTTCCTGATATTATGTGGCATTCCGAAGAGAAGTAA
- the LOC124380981 gene encoding class I histocompatibility antigen, F10 alpha chain-like: MKILDLVVLTLFFFPPRLQIVGSHMLQYLTVVSSQNATTTVELDGETFVSYSSSDTGVIPKTEWIKKIDVDVPDYWKSEKSHMSGDHLDLQYHLSRVEELLHQTKGAPTLTRTYTCEISDDNTTRGSLQILYDGEDFIRLNLSSGTWTADNHQAEQFLKVWKKEAEYWTHYLNHRCIKWLKQYLTYRNSVNPAGGGAGGGSDGGAGG; encoded by the exons ATGAAAATTCTGGACTTGGTTGTTttaacgctttttttttttcctccccgtCTACAG ATTGTAGGCTCCCACATGCTGCAGTATCTCACTGTCGTCTCATCACAAAACGCCACCACAACTGTGGAGCTGGACGGGGAGACCTTCGTGTCCTACAGCAGCAGTGACACAGGGGTGATTCCCAAGACCGAGTGGATAAAGAAGATCGATGTTGATGTGCCAGATTACTGGAAAAGTGAGAAATCCCACATGTCAGGTGACCACTTGGACCTCCAGTATCATCTAAGCCGTGTGGAGGAGCTCCTTCATCAAACCAAAG gagctCCTACACTAACCAGGACGTACACATGTGAGATCAGTGATGACAACACAACTAGAGGATCACTCCAGATCCTTTATGATGGAGAAGATTTCATCAGGCTGAATCTCAGCAGTGGAACCTGGACTGCAGACAACCATCAAGCTGAGCAGTTCCTGAAAGTCTGGAAAAAAGAAGCTGAATACTGGACGCACTACCTGAACCACAGATGCATCAAGTGGTTAAAGCAGTATCTGACATACAGGAACAGTGTGAATCCAG CAGgtggaggagcaggtggaggatcagatggaggagcaggtgga
- the LOC124380968 gene encoding class I histocompatibility antigen, F10 alpha chain-like translates to MNIMDFFIFLTVVFFGVASTGSHTLQYLTVVSSLNATTTVELDGETIAFYSSSDAEVILKTEWIKKIDVDVPDYWKSEKSRMSGDHLALDLQHHLSRVEKLLHQTKGAPTLTRTYTCEISDDNTTRGSLQILYDGEDFIRLNLSSGTWTADNHQAEQFLEVWEHAERNAKHWTHYLKSACIEWLKQYLTYRNSVYQAGGGADGGAGGGSDGGAGGGSDGGAGGGSDGGSGGGSDGGSDGGSGGGSDGGSDGGSGGGSDGGAHNIMYIIIALVLVLFFVVALIVSYMKRERLQEFFNKILKHSSFFKCLTSCIRRQDFEPVPV, encoded by the exons ATGAACATTATGGacttcttcatttttttaacagttgttttttttggagtgGCATCTACAG GCTCCCACACGCTGCAGTATCTCACTGTCGTCTCATCCCTAAACGCCACCACAACTGTGGAGCTGGATGGGGAGACCATCGCGTTCTACAGCAGCAGTGATGCAGAGGTGATTCTCAAGACCGAGTGGATAAAGAAGATCGATGTTGACGTGCCAGATTACTGGAAAAGTGAGAAATCCCGCATGTCAGGTGACCACTTGGCATTGGACCTCCAGCATCATCTAAGCCGTGTGGAGAAGCTCCTTCATCAAACCAAAG gagctCCTACACTAACCAGGACGTACACATGTGAGATCAGTGATGACAACACAACTAGAGGATCACTCCAGATCCTTTATGATGGAGAAGATTTCATCAGACTGAATCTCAGCAGTGGAACCTGGACTGCAGACAACCATCAAGCTGAGCAGTTCCTGGAAGTCTGGGAGCATGCAGAGCGTAATGCCAAACACTGGACGCACTACCTGAAGTCTGCATGCATAGAGTGGTTAAAGCAGTATCTGACTTACAGGAACAGTGTGTATCAAG caggtggaggagcagatggaggagcaggtggaggatcagatggaggagcaggtggaggatcagatggaggagcaggtggaggatCAGATGGAGGATCAGGTGGTGGATCCGATGGAGGATCAGATGGAGGATCAGGTGGTGGATCAGATGGCGGATCAGATGGCGGATCAGGTGGCGGATCAGATGGAGGAGcacataatataatgtatatcatCATTGCTCTAgtcctggttttattttttgttgttgctctaaTTGTGTCCTACATGAAGAGGGAAAGACTTCAggaattttttaacaaaattctaAAACATAGCAGTTTCTTCAAGTGTCTGACTTCATGCATCAGACGCCAAGATTTCGAACCCGTTCCAGTCTAA